The nucleotide window ATTATCAGTTTTCTTGAGTCGAGGGACTCTTTTTTATCCCAATTTGTCGCACTTGTAATTACAATTCACAGGTTTGATAATCAAACGAAGCTTCCGAAGGAATACCTAACACTTAAAAGTTCAACTCGCTTTCTTAATATCAAGACGTTTCAATGTCTGATTTAAGAATGTAACCGCCATCCCGATTTCCCTGGCTGTTTTGGCTTTGTTCCAGTTGTGTTTTTGGAGATGGTAGAGGTAGTATTCTTTTTCTATTTCTTTTCTTTTTTTATCCAACCCTTGTTTAAACATCAAATAAGAGCAATCAATATTTTCACTAGAGTCAGATATATTTCCATCGAATTGCTCTGCATCTTTTAAAAATTCTTCAACATCATCCTTCCCGATAATATTTCCTTTGCACCGAACCATTCCCGTCTCGATACACAATGCCAATTCGCGAACATTTCCATTCCAACGATTCTTTAAAAAAATCTCCATCAGATCATCACTAACACCTGCAATTTGTTTCTTAAATCCATTATTATATTTACGAACAAAGTAATCTACCAAGAGCGGAATATCAGGCTTTCTTTCGTATAAAGGAGGCACTTTCATTTTATTTGTTTTAATCCTTTGATACAGGTCCATTCTAAAACCACCATCGTTGACACACTTAGGCAACACTTTATTTGTTGCAAAAATAAAAACAACGTCAACATGTATCGGTTTTGCCGGAGCCCCGATCCTGGTAAATGTCTTATGTTGAATCAACCGCAATATTTTACACTGATGATAATTTGACAATTCACCGATTTCGTCAAAAAAGACGACACCACCATCTGCTTCTTCAATTTTACCTTTTTTAGCAACCGCCCCATTAAAAGCATTTTTTTCATGTCCAAACAATTCACTTTCAAATAATTCCTTTGAAATCGTTGTGCAATCAATAATGGCAAGTGGTGCTTCTTTACGCGGACTCACTTGATGGTAATATTTCGCAAGTTCTTCTTTCCCGGTCCCATTTTCGCCAACAAACAACACATTACTCTGCGCAAACGCCGCATCACAAATTTTATCGGTTATTTCGATAATTTCAGGTGTTTTCCCAATAATCACATTCTCATTCGCATCATAATCTTCCGAATCCCTGCTTTTTGTTCTTGGTTCGAGACACTTTCTGATTTTTTCCAAAAGCAAGTTTTCATCAGAAATTGGTTTTAAAAAATATCCATTAATCCCCAATATTCGCAGCCGCTTCATTTTTTCAGCATTCATCGTGCCGCTTATTACAAATACCGGCAATTCATCAATATTTGGATATGATTCCCGAATGTCTTTTAAGATATCAATACCACGAACATCCCTTTCATCGCCAAAACTTAAATCCAGCGTAATAAGATTCGGCGCAAACATCTCAATTTTTTCCAGCACACCTTCAGGACTCAATAGATAGTCAACTGTGTAACCTTCATCTTCAAAAATGGTTTTCAGTGTCTGGACAACTTTAATTTGATCTTCCAAAACAAGAATTCTCACCAACAGAGTTCCTCTCTTTCCACTATTTTGTTTTTAACAGTGGCAAAACAATATAAAATGTCGTTCCTTTTCCTACAAGACTTTTAGTAATCCCCATCTCGCCGCCCATGATCCCAACAAGCTTTTTGGCATTTGCCAGGCCTAAACCCATACCGGCTTTTTTCGGATGCAATTGAATATATGGCAGGAATATTTTCCGCCAATTTTCCCGAGCAATCCCCGGCCCTTGATCCTCAACAAATATCTTCACGCTCTCCGCTTCTTTCTTCACATCAACGGTTATCGTGCTGTTCACCGGGGAAAATTTTATTGCATTATGAACTATATTTTTTATTATCCGGCATGTAATTTGTTGATCAACACTCACCAGGTGGGATTCTTTCTGTTGATTAAACAGTATTTTTATACCGAGACTAGATACTTGTTCCTCTACGCCTTCTAAAACCGATATCAACAGTTTTATCAAGTTAGTTTTTTCAAAAAAAGTTTCAACCGCCCCACTTTGTAAATGTTGCTGATCGTTTAAATTATTTAGAAATCGATCAATTGAGTCGGCACTCTCTTTCGTATTTTTCAAATCATTTTCTATATCTGGAATTGCTGTCTTTCCCTTTGTTTTTTTCAACAATGAATTCATTTTTCCCTGAATCACAGTCAAATCCTGCTTGGCATCATGTGTGATGCTGTAAATCATATCTTCCTTGGTTTTTTCTGCAATTTCCAATTTATGATGTATCCGAAAAAGAAAAAATCCCAAACCGGCAAGAATAAACAATAATACAATAATCAAGATGAACGCCTGAACAATGCTTTGCTTGGGTTTCTCATATTCGCTTAGTGAAAAAACCATTTTTATATTTGTCGGTTTATCCTGATAATTCAGTTTCTGATTAACGTATAAATCTCTCTTTTCCTCATCAAAATATGATGCTTGTGATCCAATCCCAGACTTATCCAACCATGCATCATCCAATCCCTGCCGATCGCCTGCCTTCCTGACCTCCTTTCCTTCAACATGAACTGATAAAAATCGGATAAAATCGATCTTACTCAAGAGCTGGATAATATCCGAAAAATAGCCATATTCCTTGTTGGCAATAAAATTTTCCGCAGTTTTGGAAATATGCATGGAAAAGTTTTCATGTTCAGCCTGACGAACTTCCTCAAAACGCACAAGATTAGACCAAATCCTCGTAATCGCTAACAATGAAATACAAATAACACAAAATCCGGCAATCATGATCCAGTATTTATTCAAACCAGTTCTTTTATTCATCTCACACCGCACTTTCTATCTTTCCAAACGTTCAATACCAAAATATTTCAGTATTCTGCGAATTTCCGGTTCCTGATGCATTTCTACTGCACTATTCATAAGATTTTGAATTGCTTGGTTTTTTACATTGCTCATTGATGTTCGCAAATAAATTGATATATTGGGTTTTGACTCAAACCTGGCAATCTCTTTCAATTTAGGAAAATCCGCCATAAATCCAGCAATCTTGTAAATGAATTCATACTCAATGATAGCGTCAACCGCTTTCACCTGCAAGGCACGCAGACTATCCCTGATATTTCGTTGAACCTCGATAATAGTGAAATAGTCATCATCTGCAAATTGCTTTTTCAATTGTTTCACAACTTTGACATTGGCACATCCAATCCGTTTTCCTTTTAAATCCTCCAATACGTTTATCCGACTGTCCGGTAGTGTTACCAGACAGCACGCCTGATCTTTCTTGCCATCAGTCACAACGGTTAATACCGGCAAAAGAAGTTGATGCTCTATGTATTGATCCAACTCCGCGTTGTAGGATGCAATAATATCAATCTTACCGTCCGTATAATTCAATTGAAGCTCGGCTGCACCTGCATAATCCAATTCAACAGGCATCCCGCATTGTTTTTCTAAATAGTCCTTGATATATTGTATTTTTTGTAAAAAGTCTGAACGACCGAGAAAATCTTCCCCAATTTTCGTCTCGATCCCGATAATAATCCTATCAATATACTTCTCAGGAATAACAGGGATAATATTTTTTTGCGTTTCAATTTGTACATTTTTCATTTCTAATTCCCTAACCAATTGATCAAACTTTTCATTCAGTTCAGCAAACACTTGCCAAGCTTCCTCTACTGACTGCTCAGCTCTTCCTGCCTTTTCTTTCAGATTTTGCGAACCACTTTCCGCCTTATAGACTGCCACAGTGGCTTGAAGCCTGGCTTTCCCAAGTAAACCCTGTTGGCGATCCAGCACTTCTTTCATTCGAATCGCAGTCTCCGGATCTTTGCCAGTCAACCCTTCCCAGGCCTTCGCCACTTCATCTTTAGTATTTTCTGATGTCTCTATGGCCATATTAGCCATAAGGGTCACTTCCGTTATTCGCAAAATTTTGTCCTTGTATTTTCTCCAATCTGAATCAGTCCGGTTCAATAGACTTCCCCACCGCAAGATCATACCAACGCGATGAGACCCCAAAGAACCTTGTATTTGAAATGGATATGAAAAAGCATAATCCAACTGCATATCCACGGAACCGGTATTCCACCAATTTTTAATACTCATTCCGGCAGTCGCACGATCAGTATTGATCCCCAGACGAATAGCAGCAATATTTTCAAGCCACCATGATTCAACCCCAAATTTAGGGAGATAAACATTATTGCGCATCGAGAGTTCCCCTGTCGCCAGCACTGAATCAAGCATAGCAATATTCTTATTCAGATGAAGCGTGTAAGCAGCCCCGAGCCGGTATATTGCCGGAACATATTCGTCACAGACCAAACCTACATTTGCAGGAATGATATTATCAACCGCAAAACCAATATTTAAATTCTCCAGCAGCGTAACCAAGATTCCGGCGTCTACGGTAAACCCATAACGCTGCCGGTCGTCCGAGGGAAAATCATCCCTGAATTCATCCCCTACATCAACAATCCAATGCAAGACTTTCGCGGTCATGCCGAAATCAATCGTCAAACCGCTGTCAAGCGTGTAGGGTTTCCAAAGATTTTTTCCATATGACATTGTAAATGTATTTTCTTTATATAAAACTGTATCAAACTGAGTCCAGCTAATTCCCATGGTTCCATAAATCCCGGAAATCGGAACTGCCAGAGAAAGGAAATTATATCCAAACCGGTCATCAGCATTATTGTATAACCGCACATTGAGGTTAGAATAAAGATCCGCATACATACCAATCAATTCCATAGCAGTCAACCGGCTCAATCCGGCCGGATTGAAAAGCACTGCATTGGCATCATCCGCCACAGCCACAAAAGCTTCTCCCATACCCGCAGGCCTTGCGCCATCAATAAAATCCATAAAATAAGTATGTCCGGGGGCCGCACTCGATAGTATCAAACCCATCAAAGCTATGATTTGAATACTCCGGCGCAGACAAAGAACCAATCTGGCGCTGCATTCGCATGCTAAAAATTGTAACCAATACAATTTCATTTTCCCCATTTTTCCGCTCCTAGTAACTAGATGTCATTCAACACCATAATATTTCACACTATTTTTTTTATATTTTCCTGTGCAAGCGTATTTAAAGTTATCATAACTTGTATATTGTTTTTTGTGCATTTTCACTTAATCAACACAACTTTCCCGGTCACCCGTTTTCCCTCTGCCTCAATCTGGTAAATATACACCCCGCCCTCGCAGAGATGCCCGGCATCCGAGCGCCCGTCCCAAATCCGTTTGTTTTCCAACTTCTTCACGATTTTCCCCTTCAAGTTCATGATGCTTACCGAATACGGCATCATAGGATTATCCATCCCAAAAACAAACTCAACTAATTTCCCATTGTGCGGAACATAAGGATTCGGGACGGCATAGCCACCATTAGAGAAACATGGAAGCGCGGTTGGAGTTGCAGTTGCAATTGGCGTACTCGTCGTTGTCTGTGTAATCGTCGGTGTAATGGTAGATGTTGGCGTGCTGGTTGGCGTCGGAGTAGGCGGCACAAATACTTCTTTGGCAATATAGACTTGTTTTGCGTCCCAAGATGATCCATCCCGCTCATCCCATCCAACGTAGACAACACCACCAGATTGAGAGATACCGGAAGCATCTGTAATTCTGCTATTATCGCTCAATTTCGTGTCCAGCATCTCCCAGGAAAAACCATTCCAGTATTTTATAAAGACATCCTGACCATAATAATGCTCCACAGAAACCAACGGGGTATTTTCAAAAAAAGCAATCCCTGACACTGTGCAGTAATTCATTTGCGGTATGCTCTCCACAAGATTCAAAGAATCCCCCAGCTGGGTCCACGCACCATTATCAGAATAAAAAACCGAAACAACTTGAGGCCAGTAATTATTCGGACCGCTTGATCTAACGATATAGAATGTCCCATCTTCTGAAACCCCCATGGTATATGAATCTGCTGCATAAACTGCAGAATTTATTTTCCGTTCCCAGGTAGTTCCATTAAAAAATTTCAAATAGACTGGCGCGGTGCCAAACCCCTGTTTATAGGCCACATAAGGAACATCTTCGTATACTTCAATAAATGGTTCTATACCAGATTCCCCATCATCATTTACATGGTTCCCCACCAATGACCAATCTGTTCCATTCCATTTTTTGACATAAACAGTAATTGGTGTGATGTCGGATTCATACCAGGTCATATATGGCATTTCAGTGCTATCAACAGCCAGCTTGGGTGGATACATATCTGCAGTAGCATTCACTCTGAAGCTGCTTCCAATATTGGCCCATGAACTCCCATTCCATAAATATGCTGTCAAATCTTGGTCAACATTTGCTCCTGCGCATGCTAAATAGATTTTATTTTGCGAAACCACTTTGATGTCAGGATAAGAATGCTGTCCAAAAACACTGCCAATTTGTTCCCAGTCTGTACCATTCCATTTTTTTACATATACCTTATCATCTGTTGCATATCGGGATGTTGTTTCATAAAACGCAATATAAGGAGTGCCATCCGGTGCACAATCCACACTGGTAAAACGTGCCGCATGATCAACATTTGTATTTAAGTAATCTCCAAGTTGTTCCCACGCACCAAAAACAACATGAGTTGAAAATAAAAGACAAATCATAATTAATAAAAAAATATTTCTAAACATAAAAACCACCCGACTTCCTTTATTATAAATATCTATTTAATTATAAGATGCTTCCAACATAGTTTTTATTGCATTATTTTTTATGTGATTAGGAATTAGCAATTATTCAACAAGTGCTTGTAAATAAGAAATGGTTATTTAACCAGCACAACCTTCCCGCTTGCGCGCTCCCCCTCCGTCTCAATCTGGTAGATGTAGACGCCGCCCTCACAAAAACCGCCTTGTTCATTTCTGCCGTCCCAGGTATTCGTGTTGTTCAAGGACCTCACATGCCTCCCGCGTAGATTCATGATTTTTATACTGTAATCTTTGATTAAAAAATCAGATATTTTCCCTATCCGGGTAAACATCCCGGTTGTGGGTGTAAAAGGATCGGGATCTGCATAAGCATCGCAGAAAAGATCTTCATCCGAATGATTATCCGGCCTAGAATAAATTCTAATATAATCAATTTTCACTTCACTCTGCCCGGGAATGCCATCAATCCACAGTTTAATTACGGAATAGTCCCAACCGGGTTGATGCTCAATCCGGGCATATTCAATGCGTTCTGACACAAGATTGTCAAAAACCAGAAAATTATTTTTATCATTATAAACATCCTGAATTTGAACATCCAATGTTGTATCAGGAGACATACTTTCAATTTTAATCTCAAATATATTATCATGATCCAATATCAGGCTTGAAATAACCGGAGACATCACATCGCCATACTCCTTATCTGCATTTTGTTCCAGACGAATAACGGCATAGCCCTGACCATCACCACTAATTGTGGCATTGTTATATCCTGATTGCCAGGCGTCCTCTGTGCGATTGATCGACCACTTAAAATTTTCGACATAATCCGCAGCATATACCGGCAGAACACTTGCAATCAGCACACAAACAAGCAATCCACACATCCAATAAATACATCTCACCCGCAGCATCATGTGTGCCTCATTTTTGAAAACATTCTTTTTATTTTATAACAACAATCGATCCATGAACGCGCTGATTGCCTGATTTGACCTGAAATAAATAAATCCCGCCTTCACATAAATGTCCCTGACTGCTTCTCCCATCCCATCGATACTCATTTTCCAATGTACGGATCAACCTTCCCCGCACATCCATAATCTTTATCGTATAGCTGTCATAGCCCGCAACCAGTTTGAATAAAATGTTGGCCATCTTACCATTGCCCGGAATAAACGGATTGGGTACAGCGAAAACAGCATTTTCAGGAGATGTAATACTCGTTTTCGAGTTGTCCTGCTGAGTATTATCTTTATAAATTTTCACATAATCAATTGTGTATGACGCCCCTTCTGCAGGCGCCTCAATTCCAAATGCAATCGTCAGCAATGCTGTACCGGTCCATAGTCGTTCCGGCTGAGTCAACAGATCAATCAAATAAATACCCGGTTGCGTAATCGTCGCAACACCAATGGAATCCCAAGTCGGGATTTCCTTCAGGCTGATTGGACAGGCTGTATTTTCCGTAAAACCGGAGACTTTCACTTCCATATAACGGCACTCATCAAAATCCCAATAAATCCCGGGTGTATACACTTCTGCCCAAGGATCTTCATGGCTCCCTTTATTCTCCACAAACGTAACCACCGCCCACGAACTTTCTGCTGTATACTCAATTCTCGCACCCATGTTCGTATCATCTTCACGATCCCACCAGTTCTTCACACTAACGCCTGCATCGCCAATTAGATCATCACGCCATAAAACCTGCTCTTCCGTGGTATTGCGGAATATTTTAACCTCATCCACGACCAGATAGGCTCCCGGCGAATCACTAATCACAATCCGAATACGAAAATCCTTGTAGCCCTGCCATTGCAGCGCATGAGCAAAATTGAATGAAAAAATACCCACTGCACCGCTTAGCGGATACAAAGGAAATTCCCGGCCAGGATTCCCGAGATCTTCCAGGCATATATTCCATTGCTGTGTTGCTGTATAAGATATATCACTTACATTAATTTGCAGTGTATTGTAAATATCCACATTGCATTGATAGATTTTCTCAGAATAAATTTTTGCTGAAGTCGTGATTCCGGCAGGTGTAATCATGGCATGAGAACCATCCTGATGATAAACAATAGACGCCATGTTTGGCTGCTGAATATCCGTTGCATCTTGCCACTTTGCCGGTTGTTGTCCGGGCAAACCATCAAAGGTATCCTGCCAGAATATATCCGAAGCAATTGCCTGACCGGCCGTACATGCAATGATTAAAATGACACTCCAAACGCGAATATTCATCATTTTCCCTTCATAATCCGGTTTTGTCATGTACACAAATAAAACATAATGCTGAATACGCCACATAACCTAGATGACTTCCGCAATCAAATTATTGCATGATTTTTGATACAGGCTGCATTTTATTTCCTTAATGATTTGAATCCAATATCCTGATATCTAGTCTCGCTTGATCAATGAATCCATGACTATTTTAAATAATTCCTTAGGATTATTGGCACTGGCCTGTGCACCGCGCTGGACCGCTTCCTGCTGCTCTTCAGGCCGGTGTTCCTCGCCGGTATACATGAAAATGGGCGTCTTGTCACCCTGACGCCTGACCGCATCCAAAAGGATATAGCCTTCGCGAGGTCCTTCCTTGTCATTCCCAATATCGGCAATGATTGCAGAAAAAGTCTCAGTGCGAAGTAATTGAAGTGCTTCATTTAAAGAATGGGCCAGTTTGAATGATATGCCCACTGCCTCAAAGGCCTTACGGATATAGATATGCAGCTCCGGTTGGTCATCCACCCATAAAAGCCGGTTGCATTTTGGTTTACCACATTTTTTTGAAGACTTGGGAAACAACCGAATGAGATCCACCAGTTGTGAAAAATCATCCTCATTGGTATTGGCTTTTTGAGACCGGGCGGTGGCCGCACCCAGCGATGCAGCTGCAGCCAGTTGGGTACGCACATAATTATCTTCATCCCTGAAATCTTCCGGACCGTATAGCTTCCCCGCATGCCGGATCACCAGCCAGGTAAAGACAATCAGGACCAGAACAGGAAAAAACACCATAAAATAAATCAACGGCAGCCGCTCATCCAAGGACAACGTGCGCGAAAACGCAGTCACAAATGCGGCAAACCCATAGATCAGGACAATGAACAAAGCAATAATGCGCAACGGATTCTTGGCCAGCCCTCTTGCCGTGGCCCCGAAATGGTCTATGGTATGGGTCATGATACTCACATCCCTGTTGATTATTTATAAAAGTATACGCACCCATTACCTGGCGATTACTTTTTAAACCATTGGCGTATCTTAGGAATTAGATCCATCCCCTGCTGCAATACTTTACCTGCCATGGTTGACGGCGCAGGCGGCCCCAGCACCGCAGATGCTTGCTCAACATTATTATACCCTTTCCATTTACCCACCTCGCGCAGTCCCATATAGGCCAAAATAACCGAGACCACCCAGGGAACGGACTGGAGATAGAGCTGACCGGCAAACGTGGTGGGACCGGCCTGACTGGAAAAAAAAGCTGCAAACTTCTCGATCACCGATGTATCCATTGCAGCCGGCAGCTCCAGCACACCGAAAAAGTGTTTGAATGTCCCATAGGCTTCAATGCCCAACCGGGTTTTTAAAAACGGCAGCCAATGAAGCAAAATGTTCTGGATCACATCCGCAACCACCAAAAAAAACGGAAACAAGACATAATACACCATCCAGCGCACAGCCCAGGGCCGGGTGGTCATACGCAGCAATGCAACCTTGTCTGCTGCTTCTGTGGATATTTTCTCCACACTGCTCTTATCCACCAAACCGATTTCGATAGCCAGGCGCTCGTTTTGGGCAGCGTATTTCTCCACTTCCTTTGACATGATCTCAGCCCAGCGATTCTGCTGGTCCAGCGGCAATTTGGTGATCTCGGTTGCCAATTCTTCAGGAGTTGATGCCTGTGCTATATTGCCGGACACATCTTTGACCGTCTCCTTGCCTTTATTAAAAAGATCTGTTACCTTGCCAATCGCTGAAATAATTCCCGGGATTGCTGCCAAAAGTTGAAGCATGATACACCCTCCTTCGTTTGCAATATTTTTCCACAAATAATTCACTTACACCGCCTTTAAAAATTCGGCAGTTATGCGACAAGTAAATCATGTGCCGCCAATGCTTCGCGCACCTGCTCCGCAGTCATGGTTTTCAAGGGATTACCACCAACAGATAATTGCGCATGCGGATATTCACGAAACCGTGTCCAGTCTCCAGCCCAATACATGCCAACCTTACGCACCGCTTCACCATAGGCATCCCAATAAGCCTTGGCCTGGAAATAATTCCAGCACGGTTTACTATTAATCATGGGCACCGCATCCCAGGCCTGACCGTAATTATGCCAAGACTCGCCCGGTGCGGCATTGGTCACGTGCCTACCGTAACAGGGACCGACATTCTCGATCACTTCCGCCAGAAATCCCAGACCACGTTCATTGAACTTGTTAATTTTGACATTGATTTCCTTGCGCGAGCGCGACTGCCGAAACAAACGGGCCTGTTCCTCCAGCGGCCGCAAAGAGCAATAGATGAGCAGATCGAAATGCCCGGCTTCCTGGCAGACTTTCTGCACAACCAGAGCCTTTTCCTTTACCTCGGGAATCAAATCATCTAAATCGCGGGATGCCATATGAATCACCCTCCTTTTGAACATAATATCGTTCTTACTATAAAGACGGAGAAACAGTGCAAACGTTACGGCAAAATTGAGATAAAAAGCGAATTTTTAAGCCTGAGGGGACGTATTTGAATTAAGGAATTAAGGATTTTCTTCGATTTTTACGGAATTTCCACTATTCTGATTTTTTCCTACATTTTTGTCATTCTTTTCTGTCCCTGCTGTTGGGAATGTGTAATTCTTCACGGTATTTATTGACTGTCCGCAATCCAATGACCAATTCCAGTTTTCCAAGCTTTTCTGACAAAATCCGATCTGACCAAGGGCGCTGTTTATTTTCTTGCGCAATCAAATCAGCCAGCATTTTTTTCATCTTGGGAGGCGAAAGCTCTTCACCATTTCGACCGAAAAAGCCACGACATAAAAAATCCTTACATGCCAGTGTCTTGCCTTGATGTGTCAGGATATATTTTTGCTTCAACAACCGGCACATCACCGAATGTTCACAACCAACCAGAGCCGCAAGTTTTTTGGCTATCAGCGGTTTGAGATAAAATTCACCCTGTTCCAGAAAATCACGCTGTTTTTCAACCATTGTTTCCAAGGCCTTTTGCAGTCTTTCACGCCTCAACACCAATGCCTTGGTGATCTGCTCAGCCCTATATTTGAGTTTTTCCAGATGCTTTTTGATATCCGGAGGAAGTTTACCGTTTCTGCGAAGATGCTTGAACAATGCCGTATTAACGCGAATATCAGGGATATCATTGTTCAAAAGAACTACTTTGTATATTTCGCCCTCTTTTTCGATCTTTGCATCCGGTTTCACATAGCGGATATCCCGGGTATATTCCATATTCACGGAAGGATAGCGGTGCATGGCGCGGATAAGCCTGACCGCTTCCTTGACTTCCACAATATCGGCCTTGGTGTGTTTATAGATGTTTTTATAAATGCCCTTAATGCTGTCTTTGTAGAATTGTTTGGCAACCAACTCCGCCAGTTGGTTCCTTTTTTCCAGCATTTGGAGTTGAATCAGGCAGTACTCCCCGGCATTTCGTGAACCAATGCCATAGGGTTCAATACGCTGCATCTTGAAAAACACATCCTCGATAAAATAATCCCGCACCCCCAGCTTGTCGGCAAATTCCTGAGTATCCCCGGCAAAAAAATAATGCTGGTCCAGGAATTCGAAAAGAACTTCCGCAACAGAAAGTTCATCATCCGTCATTTCCAGATTCATGGCATTGAGAAACCGGCTATCCGGCGAATCCTCCGCCATCCTGTCCGGCTGCCAATGCTCCGGGATGATCTCCCGGTCTTGTTTGGGAATATCATCCTGACGAAACCAAGCTTCCCAATTTTCCGTATAGTTCTGCTCGTCCTTTTCTTGAGGCTGTTTTTCCGGATCATGGACCTGGAGCAAAGGATTAACACTCGCTTCTTCG belongs to bacterium and includes:
- a CDS encoding PhnD/SsuA/transferrin family substrate-binding protein — protein: MGKMKLYWLQFLACECSARLVLCLRRSIQIIALMGLILSSAAPGHTYFMDFIDGARPAGMGEAFVAVADDANAVLFNPAGLSRLTAMELIGMYADLYSNLNVRLYNNADDRFGYNFLSLAVPISGIYGTMGISWTQFDTVLYKENTFTMSYGKNLWKPYTLDSGLTIDFGMTAKVLHWIVDVGDEFRDDFPSDDRQRYGFTVDAGILVTLLENLNIGFAVDNIIPANVGLVCDEYVPAIYRLGAAYTLHLNKNIAMLDSVLATGELSMRNNVYLPKFGVESWWLENIAAIRLGINTDRATAGMSIKNWWNTGSVDMQLDYAFSYPFQIQGSLGSHRVGMILRWGSLLNRTDSDWRKYKDKILRITEVTLMANMAIETSENTKDEVAKAWEGLTGKDPETAIRMKEVLDRQQGLLGKARLQATVAVYKAESGSQNLKEKAGRAEQSVEEAWQVFAELNEKFDQLVRELEMKNVQIETQKNIIPVIPEKYIDRIIIGIETKIGEDFLGRSDFLQKIQYIKDYLEKQCGMPVELDYAGAAELQLNYTDGKIDIIASYNAELDQYIEHQLLLPVLTVVTDGKKDQACCLVTLPDSRINVLEDLKGKRIGCANVKVVKQLKKQFADDDYFTIIEVQRNIRDSLRALQVKAVDAIIEYEFIYKIAGFMADFPKLKEIARFESKPNISIYLRTSMSNVKNQAIQNLMNSAVEMHQEPEIRRILKYFGIERLER
- a CDS encoding sigma-54 dependent transcriptional regulator encodes the protein MRILVLEDQIKVVQTLKTIFEDEGYTVDYLLSPEGVLEKIEMFAPNLITLDLSFGDERDVRGIDILKDIRESYPNIDELPVFVISGTMNAEKMKRLRILGINGYFLKPISDENLLLEKIRKCLEPRTKSRDSEDYDANENVIIGKTPEIIEITDKICDAAFAQSNVLFVGENGTGKEELAKYYHQVSPRKEAPLAIIDCTTISKELFESELFGHEKNAFNGAVAKKGKIEEADGGVVFFDEIGELSNYHQCKILRLIQHKTFTRIGAPAKPIHVDVVFIFATNKVLPKCVNDGGFRMDLYQRIKTNKMKVPPLYERKPDIPLLVDYFVRKYNNGFKKQIAGVSDDLMEIFLKNRWNGNVRELALCIETGMVRCKGNIIGKDDVEEFLKDAEQFDGNISDSSENIDCSYLMFKQGLDKKRKEIEKEYYLYHLQKHNWNKAKTAREIGMAVTFLNQTLKRLDIKKAS
- a CDS encoding M15 family metallopeptidase, with protein sequence MASRDLDDLIPEVKEKALVVQKVCQEAGHFDLLIYCSLRPLEEQARLFRQSRSRKEINVKINKFNERGLGFLAEVIENVGPCYGRHVTNAAPGESWHNYGQAWDAVPMINSKPCWNYFQAKAYWDAYGEAVRKVGMYWAGDWTRFREYPHAQLSVGGNPLKTMTAEQVREALAAHDLLVA
- a CDS encoding response regulator, which codes for MTHTIDHFGATARGLAKNPLRIIALFIVLIYGFAAFVTAFSRTLSLDERLPLIYFMVFFPVLVLIVFTWLVIRHAGKLYGPEDFRDEDNYVRTQLAAAASLGAATARSQKANTNEDDFSQLVDLIRLFPKSSKKCGKPKCNRLLWVDDQPELHIYIRKAFEAVGISFKLAHSLNEALQLLRTETFSAIIADIGNDKEGPREGYILLDAVRRQGDKTPIFMYTGEEHRPEEQQEAVQRGAQASANNPKELFKIVMDSLIKRD
- a CDS encoding HAMP domain-containing histidine kinase translates to MNKRTGLNKYWIMIAGFCVICISLLAITRIWSNLVRFEEVRQAEHENFSMHISKTAENFIANKEYGYFSDIIQLLSKIDFIRFLSVHVEGKEVRKAGDRQGLDDAWLDKSGIGSQASYFDEEKRDLYVNQKLNYQDKPTNIKMVFSLSEYEKPKQSIVQAFILIIVLLFILAGLGFFLFRIHHKLEIAEKTKEDMIYSITHDAKQDLTVIQGKMNSLLKKTKGKTAIPDIENDLKNTKESADSIDRFLNNLNDQQHLQSGAVETFFEKTNLIKLLISVLEGVEEQVSSLGIKILFNQQKESHLVSVDQQITCRIIKNIVHNAIKFSPVNSTITVDVKKEAESVKIFVEDQGPGIARENWRKIFLPYIQLHPKKAGMGLGLANAKKLVGIMGGEMGITKSLVGKGTTFYIVLPLLKTK